From the Aphelocoma coerulescens isolate FSJ_1873_10779 chromosome 10, UR_Acoe_1.0, whole genome shotgun sequence genome, one window contains:
- the PEAK1 gene encoding inactive tyrosine-protein kinase PEAK1 isoform X3 has translation MSACNTFTEHVWKPGECKNCFKPKSLHQLPPVSEKKPLSHGNLKPNANQSNSQRGRNTGSFRPPVAKKPTIAVKPTMMVADGQGLCGELTVLDQCENKPLPAGWNRNKAVLNKKPLNNNNEEEIEGYSHVPRPYGNSEGVGKIPNNNNNGLTEVLKEIAGLDTTPQLTGNETNSRETFLGRINNCYKRSLERKIPPSCMVGGMKDSQSKHVILSGSTEVISNEGGRFCYPEFSSGDESEDDTFFGSMQEEHESWDESDEELLAMEIRMRGQPRFANFRANTLSPVPFCVDKKWNTVPLRNKSLQRICAVDYDDSYDEILNGYGEETVILYGQESMQSVVSSDSTSPDSSLTEESRSGTTSSSSQKLCNGGLSPSTPQDLKVIEPEYESLCDNQQVKDVPKAPRNALKSLETHKAVLALRLEEKDGKIAVQTDTPENKSSSDVAGQAVTINLVPVEEQAKPYRVVNMEQPVCKPYTVVDVSAAMTSECKENQTETSETKKTSSNPSSPVTPGTPIASSAASPVHVHANLKKSSAIRYQEVWTSSTSPRQKIPKVELIGNSSGPSVPPRKTSHKSAPTSPTATNISSKTIPVKSPNLSEIKFNSYNNAGMPPFPIIIHDEPTYAKSSKNAIKVPIVINPNAYDNLAIYKSFLGTSGELSVKDKTTSVISHTYEEIETESKATEAIGGKPTELSQAKGVANSSECRLGSVAQKVQEFNSCLGKSQISPQRSHSADHSSPSRVQKAMQEPAAKPDVTPEGSVGSSGGRENASTVLSQIVASIQPPQSPPETPQSAPKSCSVEELYSLPPEADATKSTLVRPKSLFTSQPEVESSKTENTAIKMQKDPLSQAAATPSPKPARATPSATSPQAEQAPPFPPPRSTSSPYHASNLLQRHFSNWTKPNSPTRSTEAESILHSEGRRPDAKPKRWISFKSFFRRRKADDEEEREKDREKGKLVGLDGTVIHMLPPPPVQRHHWFSEAKSDSSEKPSIVFMYRCEPAQAESKAELPLKGGVESAIAEALVKDKGETQEKPPESLEQNTVSHSSPPQAPKKIPSAPLLCWQDSSCALVNQTRAEIQVRKNFAVIVQPHQLADVTGWGRKEQLLLRVVRGQEQPVRDSCTALEMVLLERVLFLHWDWDTFCPSF, from the exons ATGTCTGCTTGCAACACTTTCACTGAGCACGTCTGGAAACCCGGTGAATGTAAGAACTGCTTCAAGCCCAAGAGCTTGCACCAGTTACCCCCGGTGTCGGAAAAAAAGCCCCTCTCGCATGGGAACCTGAAACCCAATGCGAACCAAAGTAACAGCCAGCGTGGGAGAAACACCGGCAGCTTCCGCCCACCTGTGGCCAAGAAGCCCACGATAGCTGTGAAACCCACCATGATGGTGGCAGATGGGCAGGGGCTGTGTGGCGAGCTCACCGTGCTGGATCAGTGCGAGAACAAACCCCTGCCTGCGGGGTGGAACCGTAACAAGGCAGTCTTGAACAAAAAACCACTGAACAATAATAATGAGGAGGAGATCGAAGGTTACAGCCATGTTCCTAGGCCTTATGGCAACAGCGAGGGCGTGGGTAAGATAccaaataacaataataatggaCTGACAGAAGTTTTGAAGGAGATTGCAGGTTTGGATACCACACCTCAGCTCACTGGAAATGAAACAAACTCAAGAGAAACCTTCTTGGGAAGGATAAATAATTGTTACAAAAGATCATTAGAAAGGAAGATCCCTCCGAGCTGCATGGTGGGTGGAATGAAGGATTCACAGAGTAAGCATGTTATTCTGAGTGGAAGCACTGAAGTCATAAGTAATGAAGGTGGACGTTTCTGTTATCCAGAGTTCTCTAGTGGAGATGAGAGTGAGGATGACACGTTTTTTGGCAGCATGCAGGAAGAGCATGAGAGCTGggatgaaagtgatgaagagTTGTTAGCAATGGAAATCCGCATGAGGGGCCAACCTCGCTTTGCTAATTTCAGAGCTAACACCCTGTCTCCTGTTCCATTCTGTGTTGACAAAAAATGGAATACTGTGCCACTTCGGAACAAGTCTCTCCAGCGGATCTGTGCAGTGGATTATGACGACAGTTATGATGAAATTTTAAATGGTTACGGGGAAGAGACTGTGATTCTTTATGGGCAAGAGAGCATGCAGAGCGTGGTATCCTCTGATTCTACATCTCCTGATTCTTCTCTGACAGAAGAGTCTCGTTCTGGGACAACCAGCAGTTCTTCCCAGAAGCTCTGTAATGGAGGGTTATCTCCTAGCACTCCTCAGGACCTCAAAGTGATTGAACCAGAATATGAAAGTCTTTGTGACAATCAACAAGTGAAGGATGTGCCAAAAGCACCCAGAAATGCTCTGAAAAGTCTGGAAACTCACAAGGCAGTCCTTGCGCTTCgcctggaggagaaggatggCAAAATTGCTGTGCAGACTGATACGCCGGAGAATAAAAGTTCTTCAGATGTTGCTGGTCAAGCCGTAACTATTAATTTGGTGCCTGTGGAGGAGCAAGCTAAACCTTACAGGGTGGTGAATATGGAACAACCAGTGTGCAAGCCATACACCGTAGTGGATGTATCAGCTGCCATGACCAGTGAATGTAAAGAGAATCAGACTGAAACCTCAGAAACCAAAAAGACATCGTCTAACCCAAGCTCACCAGTAACCCCAGGCACACCTATTGCATCTTCTGCAGCATCACCTGTACATGTACATGCTAACCTGAAAAAATCCAGTGCAATCAGATACCAAGAAGTGTGGACTTCTAGTACTAGCCCAAGACAGAAGATACCTAAGGTGGAACTGATTGGAAACAGCTCAGGACCTTCTGTTCCTCCCAGGAAGACAAGCCACAAGTCAGCTCCTACTTCACCTACAGCTACAAACATTTCCTCGAAAACGATCCCAGTTAAGTCTCCTAATTTATCTGAGATAAAATTCAACAGTTACAACAATGCTGGCATGCCACCTTTTCCTATTATCATTCATGATGAGCCCACTTATGCTAAGAGTTCCAAAAACGCTATTAAAGTTCCTATTGTAATCAATCCAAATGCGTATGATAACCTGGCAATCTATAAAAGTTTTCTAGGGACCAGTGGGGAGCTGTCCGTCAAAGATAAAACTACAAGTGTGATAAGCCATACCTATGAAGAAATAGAAACTGAAAGTAAAGCGACTGAAGCCATAGGCGGCAAACCCACTGAGTTGTCCCAAGCAAAGGGGGTGGCCAATAGCTCCGAGTGCAGGCTGGGCTCTGTGGCTCAAAAGGTCCAAGAGTTCAACAGCTGCCTCGGTAAAAGCCAGATATCCCCACAGAGGAGTCACAGTGCTGACCACAGCTCCCCATCCAGAGTTCAAAAGGCAATGCAAGAGCCTGCAGCAAAACCAGATGTAACCCCGGAGGGTTCTGTTGGCAGCAGCGGCGGCAGAGAGAACGCAAGCACGGTGCTCTCACAGATTGTGGCTTCTATCCAGCCTCCACAGTCTCCTCCAGAAACACCTCAGTCTGCTCCCAAGTCCTGTAGTGTAGAAGAACTGTACTCCTTACCCCCTGAGGCAGATGCTACTAAAAGCACCTTGGTACGACCCAAATCTCTGTTTACGTCACAGCCTGAAGTGGAGTCCTCCAAGACGGAAAACACAGCcattaaaatgcagaaagatCCACTTTCACAGGCAGCTGCCACTCCCTCTCCAAAGCCAGCACGAGCCACCCCGAGTGCCACGAgtccacaggcagagcaggcacCGCCATTCCCCCCTCCACGCTCCACCTCCTCTCCCTACCATGCCAGCAACTTGCTGCAAAGGCATTTCAGCAATTGGACCAAACCCAACAGCCCCACCAGGTCGACAGAGGCCGAGTCCATCCTGCACTCGGAGGGACGGCGTCCCGATGCAAAACCCAAACGCTGGATATCGTTCAAGAGCTTCTTCCGACGCAGGAAAGCTGACGatgaggaagaaagagagaaagacagggagaaagggaagttGGTGGGTCTGGATGGAACTGTTATACACATGCTCCCCCCTCCTCCAGTCCAGCGGCACCACTGGTTCAGCGAGGCCAAGTCGGACTCCAGCGAGAAGCCGTCAATCGTTTTCATGTACAGATGTGAACCAGCACAAGCGGAGTCAAAGGCTGAGCTCCCACTCAAGGGTGGGGTGGAGTCTGCTATTGCAGAGGCACTGGTGAAAGACAAGGGAGAAACGCAGGAAAAGCCTCCAGAGAGCTTGGAACAGAACACAGTGAGCCATTCCTCACCACCTCAGGCTCCCAAGAAAATCCCCAG TGCCCCGCTCTTGTGCTGGCAAGACAGTTCCTGTGCTCTGGTGAACCAGACCAGGGCAGAGATCCAAGTGAGAAAGAACTTCGCAGTCATTGTTCAGCCACATCAGCTGGCTGATGTGACGGGCTGGGGCAGGAAGGAGCAGCTGCTTCTCCGGGTGGTGAGAGGGCAGGAACAGCCTGTCAGGGATTCTTGCACTGCCCTGGAGATGGTGCTGTTGGAACGTGTCCTGTTCTTGCACTGGGACTGGGATACCTTCTGCCCTTCCTTTTGA